The following proteins come from a genomic window of Bacteroidia bacterium:
- a CDS encoding energy transducer TonB: MKKPAILLMLLFLSPLLSRAQAPATDSIRERPEMVREEKIFVVVEQMPEFPGGQVALFKYIKENLVYPEKMQSEGISGTVVLTFVVNEDGSITQIRPIKFLHPELDREAIRVVESMPAWECGKQRGRPVKVRMNLPFKFELDQQ; this comes from the coding sequence ATGAAAAAACCTGCAATTCTTCTAATGCTATTATTCCTGTCCCCGCTATTAAGTAGAGCACAGGCTCCGGCAACTGACAGTATACGGGAAAGACCTGAAATGGTTAGGGAGGAGAAAATATTCGTTGTGGTAGAGCAAATGCCGGAATTTCCGGGCGGGCAAGTAGCGCTGTTCAAATATATTAAGGAGAACCTGGTATACCCGGAAAAAATGCAATCTGAGGGAATCAGCGGAACTGTTGTTTTAACTTTTGTGGTAAATGAGGATGGCAGCATCACCCAGATCCGGCCTATCAAATTCTTGCATCCTGAATTAGACCGGGAAGCCATTCGGGTGGTTGAGTCAATGCCAGCCTGGGAATGTGGCAAACAGCGTGGACGGCCAGTCAAAGTGCGTATGAATCTTCCTTTTAAATTTGAATTAGATCAGCAATGA
- a CDS encoding FkbM family methyltransferase, translating to MPNKLEKLKSLGKGLLHKFVEQQFHFRPYLKPLSIRDLNAVFYYGTPQASEWYDPIKPYALLEYNWVLENIELKNKKIIDGGCHHGQYSVVLAKGSGNTAELVAVDPFPMNCLLTNINRCLNDLNFKILEKAISEKETTLFFSDQSNGHLTSNGKLKVESTTLYNIMPDAEIIKLDVEGEEFKIIPNDIERMSKVTTWIVEVHPSNQRIPDDLIKVFLNNNYEIFWINRENNQVEKYNLNSEWRSHSTVFCLKR from the coding sequence ATGCCCAATAAACTGGAGAAATTAAAAAGTCTAGGGAAAGGCCTTTTACATAAATTTGTTGAACAGCAGTTCCACTTTCGTCCCTATTTAAAGCCTCTTAGTATTAGAGATCTAAATGCTGTTTTCTATTACGGCACCCCTCAAGCCTCAGAATGGTATGACCCAATTAAGCCTTATGCCTTGTTGGAGTATAATTGGGTATTAGAAAACATCGAGCTAAAAAATAAGAAGATAATTGATGGCGGTTGCCATCATGGGCAGTATTCTGTAGTCCTAGCCAAAGGTTCAGGTAACACGGCTGAATTAGTGGCCGTGGATCCATTTCCGATGAACTGTCTTTTGACAAACATCAATCGTTGTTTAAATGACTTAAACTTTAAAATTCTTGAGAAAGCAATTAGCGAGAAGGAAACCACACTTTTTTTCTCAGATCAATCAAACGGACATTTAACATCGAATGGAAAGCTTAAAGTGGAATCGACCACTTTGTATAATATAATGCCTGATGCTGAGATAATCAAGCTCGATGTGGAAGGTGAGGAATTTAAAATAATTCCAAATGACATTGAAAGAATGTCGAAAGTTACGACATGGATAGTTGAGGTTCATCCATCTAATCAGCGCATTCCAGATGACCTTATAAAAGTATTTCTAAATAATAATTATGAAATCTTTTGGATTAATAGAGAGAATAATCAAGTAGAAAAATACAACCTGAATTCAGAATGGAGGTCACATAGTACTGTCTTTTGTTTAAAGAGGTAA
- a CDS encoding glycosyltransferase: MLTAFFFLLAIFTLFYVLLVLSFIRGWTNLNTYRPVPGFDSTHFFTIVIAARNEEENIGRTLRHLLVQDYEAGPWEIIVVNDHSEDATAAVVKDLIAKKKDSAPELRLLQMQDDTAPQPAVAFKKRALEAGIAAAKGDWIITTDADTDRGSKWLSVLSAFIREKEPVMVSAPVAYHKEANLFERMQSLEFLSLIGIGAASLRNGTPNMCNGANLAFSLSAFRSVGGYRDNSHLASGDDEFLMHKLFNAFPGKVLFLKNRDATVFTRAAKSLREFVMQRKRWVSKSTFYSNRSITVILAAAYTYSLLLLVAGILCFFYPGWWPVFILIFFLKILSESAFLFLVTSFFNRKTLLILFLPAAILHILYVLFIGIYGNIGGYTWKGRKVK, from the coding sequence ATGCTCACAGCATTTTTCTTTTTACTTGCGATATTCACATTATTCTATGTGCTGCTGGTGCTCAGTTTTATCCGAGGCTGGACAAATCTTAATACGTACCGGCCGGTGCCAGGCTTTGATTCTACCCATTTTTTTACAATCGTTATTGCTGCCCGAAACGAAGAAGAGAACATCGGGCGAACCCTTCGGCATTTATTAGTGCAGGACTATGAGGCGGGCCCCTGGGAGATCATCGTGGTGAATGATCATTCTGAGGATGCAACCGCGGCAGTAGTTAAAGATTTAATTGCTAAGAAAAAAGACAGCGCACCGGAACTCAGGCTTTTGCAGATGCAGGACGACACCGCTCCTCAGCCTGCGGTGGCATTTAAGAAGCGGGCACTAGAAGCAGGGATAGCAGCAGCAAAAGGAGATTGGATCATTACAACAGATGCCGACACCGATCGTGGAAGCAAATGGCTTTCAGTCCTCTCAGCCTTTATCCGGGAAAAGGAGCCGGTCATGGTATCGGCACCCGTGGCTTACCATAAGGAAGCAAACCTGTTTGAAAGGATGCAGTCGCTGGAGTTTTTGAGCCTGATTGGGATCGGTGCGGCATCACTGCGCAATGGCACCCCGAATATGTGCAACGGAGCCAATCTCGCTTTTTCCCTCAGCGCCTTCAGATCCGTGGGAGGCTACAGGGATAACAGCCATCTTGCATCAGGAGATGATGAATTTCTCATGCACAAGCTCTTTAATGCATTTCCGGGAAAAGTGCTGTTTTTGAAAAACCGTGATGCCACCGTTTTTACACGGGCTGCGAAAAGTCTGCGCGAGTTTGTAATGCAGCGAAAAAGATGGGTGTCAAAAAGCACTTTTTACAGTAACCGTTCAATAACGGTAATTCTTGCAGCGGCCTATACCTATTCTTTGCTGCTGCTGGTGGCAGGGATATTATGTTTTTTTTATCCCGGCTGGTGGCCGGTTTTTATTTTAATTTTCTTCTTAAAAATATTATCCGAGTCTGCGTTTTTATTTTTGGTGACCTCCTTTTTTAATAGAAAAACGTTATTAATCCTATTTTTGCCTGCAGCTATTTTACACATCCTTTATGTGCTTTTTATTGGTATTTATGGAAATATTGGCGGCTACACCTGGAAAGGACGAAAAGTAAAATGA
- the greA gene encoding transcription elongation factor GreA: MKDAIYFTKEGLEKLKQEIHHLTTKERPAISKQIAEAREKGDLSENAEYDAAKDAQGMLEMKIAKLEGILGNARILDEKNIDTSKVMILSTVHLRNMRSGKNTKYKLVSENEADLKQGKISVQSPIGKGLLGRKRGEVVEINVPAGVLSFEILDITIE, from the coding sequence ATGAAAGATGCAATATATTTTACGAAGGAGGGGCTGGAAAAGCTGAAGCAGGAGATCCATCATCTAACCACAAAGGAGAGACCTGCTATTTCAAAGCAAATTGCTGAAGCGCGGGAAAAAGGCGATCTCTCAGAAAATGCTGAATATGACGCAGCCAAGGATGCCCAGGGAATGCTCGAAATGAAGATTGCTAAACTGGAAGGAATCCTGGGGAATGCACGCATCCTGGATGAAAAGAATATAGATACCAGCAAAGTAATGATCCTCTCCACAGTTCATCTCAGGAACATGAGAAGTGGGAAAAACACAAAGTACAAACTGGTTTCAGAAAACGAAGCCGATTTGAAACAAGGGAAAATCAGCGTTCAAAGCCCAATAGGCAAAGGACTGCTGGGGAGGAAAAGAGGTGAAGTGGTGGAAATCAACGTCCCTGCTGGTGTGCTTTCCTTTGAAATTCTGGATATAACCATTGAATAA
- a CDS encoding ABC transporter permease — MKTEHEQGRSPAWHTRKRFLKNRLAVVGLSYILLLTLIAIPGYLILPDPSPDANAQIIELKTQPPGTQALILKKRKNLQLPETSFLSAMLEGRESPYNFIPVAEYEFVKDSLRITRVTGWEGEKGPTEHYLLADIHFALDLESVRSEDNTVYFEDAVGGQQQIELQELANLVEENNLEKRHFLLGTDSFGRDLFSRLLLGIRVSLSVGFIAVLISLVIGITLGTIGGYFRGFADDVVMWFINVWWSLPTLLLVIAFSLALGKGFWQVFVAVGVSMWVEVARIVRGQIMSTREKEFVEAARALGYGSFRTITRHLLPNITGPLIVVCAANFAAAILLEAGLSFLGIGVQPPVPSWGYMIKENYMMIVFGNAYLAVLPGIFICLTVLAFYLVGNGLQDALDVRGK; from the coding sequence ATGAAGACTGAACATGAGCAAGGCCGCTCCCCTGCCTGGCACACCCGCAAGAGGTTCCTGAAGAACCGGTTGGCGGTGGTGGGCCTCAGCTATATTTTGCTCCTCACGCTTATTGCTATTCCAGGTTACCTGATCCTCCCGGATCCGTCTCCGGATGCAAATGCGCAGATTATTGAGCTAAAGACGCAGCCACCGGGAACCCAGGCGCTTATCCTGAAAAAACGCAAAAATCTGCAACTTCCTGAGACCTCCTTTCTCAGCGCTATGCTGGAGGGCCGGGAAAGTCCTTATAATTTTATTCCTGTTGCTGAATATGAGTTCGTAAAAGATTCTCTGCGCATTACAAGAGTTACTGGCTGGGAAGGGGAAAAAGGTCCCACTGAGCATTACCTTCTCGCAGACATTCATTTTGCCCTTGATCTGGAATCGGTGCGGAGCGAGGATAACACAGTTTATTTTGAGGATGCAGTTGGCGGCCAGCAGCAAATCGAATTGCAGGAACTGGCGAACCTGGTGGAAGAGAATAACCTGGAAAAGCGTCATTTTCTGCTGGGTACTGATTCTTTTGGGCGGGACCTGTTCAGCCGCCTTCTGCTAGGCATCCGCGTGTCGCTGTCAGTGGGCTTTATAGCAGTGCTCATCTCTCTTGTAATTGGGATTACGCTCGGCACCATCGGAGGCTACTTCCGCGGTTTTGCTGATGATGTAGTAATGTGGTTCATAAATGTATGGTGGTCTCTTCCCACATTGTTGCTGGTCATCGCATTCAGCCTGGCATTGGGAAAGGGATTCTGGCAGGTATTCGTGGCCGTGGGCGTAAGTATGTGGGTGGAAGTAGCGCGCATCGTCCGGGGCCAGATCATGAGCACCAGAGAAAAGGAATTTGTAGAGGCCGCGCGTGCATTGGGCTACGGGAGCTTCCGCACCATCACCCGTCATTTGTTGCCCAATATTACAGGCCCCCTCATTGTGGTATGCGCGGCCAATTTCGCAGCGGCTATACTGTTGGAAGCTGGATTGAGTTTCCTGGGAATAGGCGTGCAGCCGCCCGTTCCGTCATGGGGCTACATGATCAAAGAAAATTACATGATGATCGTTTTTGGCAATGCGTACCTGGCCGTGCTGCCCGGCATTTTTATTTGCCTTACCGTACTGGCGTTTTACCTTGTGGGCAACGGATTGCAGGACGCGCTGGACGTCAGGGGGAAGTGA
- the ruvC gene encoding crossover junction endodeoxyribonuclease RuvC, giving the protein MAAIKNKIILGIDPGTNVMGYGLITIKNRDAELLNCGVVKMQPKTDHMERLARIFNRCIYLIDQFKPDVLSIEAPFYGKNVQSMLKLGRAQGMAMAAAISRSVPVFEYSPRKIKMAITGNGNASKEQVAGMVKAMLSLQSEPSFHDATDGLAVALCHHFQFKIEGENTGAKSWKAFLSANPDRLG; this is encoded by the coding sequence GTGGCAGCTATAAAAAACAAGATCATCCTTGGCATTGACCCCGGCACTAATGTAATGGGCTATGGCCTGATTACTATCAAAAACCGGGATGCAGAACTTCTGAACTGCGGGGTGGTGAAAATGCAACCCAAGACAGACCACATGGAGCGGCTGGCCAGGATCTTCAACCGCTGCATCTATCTCATAGACCAGTTCAAGCCTGATGTGCTCTCCATTGAAGCGCCATTTTATGGCAAGAATGTACAGAGCATGTTGAAACTTGGCAGAGCACAGGGAATGGCGATGGCCGCAGCTATTTCCCGCTCGGTACCGGTATTTGAATATTCTCCAAGGAAAATTAAAATGGCAATTACCGGCAACGGAAATGCCTCTAAAGAACAGGTGGCAGGAATGGTGAAGGCCATGCTTTCATTGCAATCAGAACCCTCATTCCATGACGCTACTGATGGTCTTGCTGTGGCGCTGTGCCATCATTTCCAGTTTAAAATTGAAGGGGAAAATACCGGTGCAAAATCCTGGAAGGCATTTCTCTCAGCCAATCCTGACCGCCTTGGGTAA
- a CDS encoding HIT family protein: protein MASLFSKIIKGEIPSYKIAESEKYFAFLDINPLAKGHTLVVPKKEVDYIFDLEDELLKGLMIFSKTVAIAIEQAVPCERIGIAVLGLEVPHTHIHLIPINEVGDINFSRPKLNLAEEEFRQIAAHIRSNLE, encoded by the coding sequence ATGGCCAGCCTTTTCTCTAAAATTATCAAGGGGGAAATTCCTTCTTATAAAATTGCAGAAAGTGAGAAGTATTTCGCATTTCTGGATATAAATCCATTGGCGAAAGGACATACGCTGGTGGTGCCTAAAAAGGAAGTGGATTATATATTTGATCTTGAAGACGAATTGCTGAAAGGATTAATGATCTTTTCCAAGACCGTTGCGATTGCAATAGAGCAGGCTGTTCCGTGCGAGAGAATAGGTATCGCGGTACTCGGCCTCGAAGTGCCGCACACCCACATTCACCTCATTCCTATAAACGAGGTGGGAGACATCAATTTCTCCCGGCCTAAGCTAAACCTTGCTGAAGAGGAATTCCGTCAGATTGCAGCGCACATCCGGTCGAATTTGGAATGA
- a CDS encoding lysylphosphatidylglycerol synthase domain-containing protein, with protein sequence MRKQKTLAARLLWVFKLLVLAVTLSYIYVELIRTGRYKELYEMLLHTGWFEAWLILLTLLLMVANWSLESRKWQLLMRHISRISFGRAMRAVFSGVTISTWMPNRIGEYIGRVFYLPPKARIKAIFSTIAGSLCQMAVTLIAGTIGLFMAWQNKSSFITNVAGSDSPVVIIIILGALVVVSLLYLLALFNIGMAVRLVPVSIKWKKLRQGLAILTRYDRKLMLSVLGISALRYVVFAMQFYLLLLVFQINVAMFPALALIAVIFLVQSVVPSIALSELGIRGAASIAILQVLTANTAGIFSASYSLWLVNIILPSLFGAVFILRARYRKEGTQRKLRKTAQQEVSITASERPASLSSK encoded by the coding sequence ATGCGGAAGCAAAAAACACTGGCTGCACGGCTTCTTTGGGTTTTCAAACTTCTGGTTTTAGCAGTTACCCTCAGCTACATTTACGTTGAACTGATCCGAACCGGCAGGTATAAGGAACTTTATGAAATGCTGCTGCATACCGGATGGTTCGAGGCGTGGCTGATCTTGCTGACCCTGCTGCTGATGGTCGCCAACTGGAGCCTCGAATCGCGAAAGTGGCAGTTGCTCATGCGGCACATTTCCCGTATTTCATTTGGGCGCGCCATGAGGGCTGTTTTCAGCGGGGTAACGATCAGTACCTGGATGCCCAACCGCATCGGAGAGTATATTGGCCGCGTATTCTATCTGCCTCCAAAAGCCCGGATCAAGGCCATTTTCAGCACGATTGCCGGAAGTCTTTGTCAAATGGCGGTTACGCTTATAGCCGGAACCATCGGCCTCTTCATGGCTTGGCAAAACAAATCTTCATTTATCACGAACGTGGCAGGAAGCGATAGTCCGGTCGTCATCATAATCATCCTTGGGGCATTGGTGGTGGTGAGTCTCCTTTATCTTCTTGCATTGTTTAATATAGGGATGGCGGTAAGGCTTGTTCCGGTCAGTATAAAATGGAAGAAGCTGAGGCAGGGGCTGGCTATTCTCACTCGTTATGACCGGAAACTTATGCTCTCGGTGCTGGGCATTTCTGCCTTACGGTATGTTGTTTTTGCGATGCAATTCTATTTGCTCTTGTTGGTGTTTCAGATTAATGTCGCGATGTTTCCTGCCCTGGCACTTATTGCCGTAATATTTCTGGTGCAGTCTGTGGTTCCTTCAATTGCCCTCTCAGAACTTGGAATTCGTGGTGCGGCATCGATCGCTATCCTGCAGGTTTTGACGGCCAACACAGCGGGTATATTCAGCGCTTCCTATTCCCTCTGGCTCGTCAATATCATTTTGCCATCGCTGTTCGGAGCCGTTTTCATTCTCAGAGCCCGGTATAGAAAAGAGGGCACACAACGGAAGTTGAGAAAAACAGCACAGCAGGAAGTCTCCATTACGGCAAGTGAAAGACCCGCCTCACTGAGCAGCAAATAG
- a CDS encoding PorV/PorQ family protein: MKKLYYSALGLLFLLASAGVEAGNPDRAGQAGAMSLQVNPWARSAGWSGANSASISGVEAMRFNVAGLAFTKGTEFMFSRTSWLGGSGININSFGLVSSLDSAGTKFLGLSLMAFDFGDIERTTEEDPEGGIGTYSPQYFNLGASFVKAFSPSIRGGGLVRIISESISDVKSTGIALDAGIQYVTGDYDRVKFGVALRNVGTPMTYNGDGLSVNGIIQGNELNRTLESRSAQYELPSMLSIGLSYDFRFGDSIMQDLEFHRLTLAGTYSSNAFATDIFSVGAEYSFRKIVSVRGGYAYQQGIFSDEERRTAFSGPSAGVSVDIPFGRTALETSKRDYRRSFGLDYSYRATVNFNGIHSIGGRLSL; this comes from the coding sequence ATGAAAAAATTATATTATAGCGCATTGGGCCTCCTGTTCCTGCTGGCATCTGCCGGAGTGGAAGCAGGCAACCCTGATCGTGCAGGACAGGCAGGAGCCATGAGTTTACAAGTAAATCCCTGGGCGCGAAGTGCCGGATGGAGCGGAGCAAACAGTGCTTCCATATCAGGTGTGGAAGCCATGCGGTTCAACGTTGCAGGACTAGCATTTACCAAAGGCACCGAATTCATGTTTTCCCGCACCTCATGGCTTGGGGGTTCCGGGATCAATATCAATTCCTTCGGTTTGGTTTCAAGCCTTGACAGCGCAGGAACTAAATTTCTTGGCCTGAGTCTCATGGCATTTGATTTTGGCGATATTGAGAGAACGACTGAGGAGGATCCTGAAGGAGGGATCGGTACCTACTCTCCTCAATATTTTAACTTGGGGGCGTCTTTCGTAAAAGCATTTTCCCCCTCCATCAGAGGGGGTGGCCTGGTCAGGATCATATCGGAATCCATTAGTGACGTGAAGTCAACGGGCATTGCGCTTGATGCAGGAATTCAGTACGTTACAGGAGACTACGACCGCGTCAAGTTTGGCGTTGCACTTCGGAATGTGGGAACTCCCATGACCTACAATGGTGATGGCCTTTCAGTGAACGGCATCATCCAGGGTAATGAACTGAACAGAACGCTGGAAAGCCGCTCTGCCCAATATGAACTGCCTTCAATGCTTAGCATAGGCCTTTCCTATGATTTCCGGTTTGGAGACAGCATCATGCAGGATCTGGAGTTTCACAGGTTGACACTTGCCGGAACCTATTCTTCCAATGCATTTGCTACTGATATTTTTTCTGTTGGAGCCGAGTATTCCTTCAGAAAAATTGTTTCTGTGAGAGGTGGTTATGCCTATCAGCAAGGTATATTCAGTGATGAAGAAAGGAGAACAGCTTTCTCCGGTCCTTCTGCCGGAGTTTCGGTAGATATTCCATTTGGCAGAACAGCCCTCGAAACCAGCAAACGGGATTACAGGCGAAGTTTCGGACTTGATTATTCATACCGTGCTACTGTTAATTTCAATGGAATTCATTCAATAGGAGGCCGGTTGAGTTTGTAG